In Liquorilactobacillus hordei DSM 19519, the following proteins share a genomic window:
- the argF gene encoding ornithine carbamoyltransferase, with protein sequence MNHFFGKSFLKENDFSAKELNFLIDFALHLKKLKEQNISHQYLAGKNIALLFEKASTRTRSAFTVASTDLGAHPEFLGKNDIQFGNKESVADTAVVLGSMFDGIEFRGFSQETVTELAAKSGVPVWNGLTDDWHPTQMIADFMTLKEYFNKLKGLTLTYVGDGRNNMANSLLMTGAILGVNIHIGSPVSLQPSKKVQNLAFEQAKKSGATLLITDDVQKAVENADALYTDVWVSMGEDVDYDERIKLLLPYQINSELLKKTGKEDTIILHCLPAFHDKKTTIGKKLAEQYELEALEITDEVFKSNNSVVFQEAANRMHAIKSIMAATLGHPFVPEEYFD encoded by the coding sequence ATGAATCATTTTTTTGGTAAATCTTTCCTTAAAGAAAACGATTTTTCTGCTAAGGAACTTAACTTTTTAATTGACTTTGCACTTCATCTAAAGAAATTAAAAGAACAAAATATTTCCCATCAATATCTTGCTGGTAAAAACATCGCCCTCTTATTCGAGAAAGCATCCACTAGAACACGTTCAGCATTTACGGTTGCGTCAACAGATCTAGGAGCGCATCCTGAATTTTTAGGCAAAAATGATATTCAATTTGGAAACAAAGAATCAGTTGCTGATACTGCAGTTGTGCTGGGTAGTATGTTCGATGGGATTGAATTTCGTGGCTTTTCCCAAGAAACGGTAACCGAGCTAGCTGCAAAAAGTGGGGTCCCTGTTTGGAATGGTCTAACTGATGATTGGCATCCAACTCAAATGATAGCTGATTTTATGACCCTCAAAGAATACTTTAATAAGCTCAAAGGTCTGACTCTCACTTATGTCGGTGATGGCCGTAATAATATGGCCAACAGTCTTTTGATGACCGGAGCAATTCTTGGTGTAAACATCCATATTGGTTCCCCCGTATCTCTGCAACCATCCAAAAAAGTTCAGAATTTAGCTTTCGAGCAAGCAAAGAAAAGCGGGGCAACTCTTCTGATAACTGATGATGTTCAAAAAGCTGTAGAAAATGCGGATGCGCTCTATACCGATGTCTGGGTTTCAATGGGTGAAGATGTTGACTACGATGAAAGAATCAAACTACTCCTTCCTTATCAAATAAATAGTGAATTATTAAAGAAAACTGGTAAAGAAGATACTATCATATTGCATTGTTTACCTGCATTCCATGATAAGAAAACAACGATTGGAAAAAAACTAGCAGAGCAATATGAATTGGAAGCACTCGAAATAACAGATGAGGTTTTCAAGAGCAATAACTCAGTTGTTTTCCAAGAAGCTGCTAATCGAATGCATGCAATTAAATCAATTATGGCAGCAACATTGGGACATCCCTTTGTTCCTGAAGAATATTTTGACTAA
- a CDS encoding FAD-binding oxidoreductase: MTLDLSKLQLPTGEVVTDEKVLEGYGQNKFTQEIITGSKPAVLVNVKSIADVQEVVRFANRENIAVTVFGGGTSIVNGSAGENGGIVLNLTDLNKIIEINTADQTAIVEAGVLNGVLDEEVRKQGYFFAPDPGSKPISTIGGNIATNAGGMSSLKYGTTKQSVLGLKVVLADGTVVETGGKCFKNNAGYDLTDLFVGSEGTLGVIVEATLRILPIPFGNATTGLATFADMKALSIAVEKISASGLNPSMLEALNKTSIEALDALEGSDMGKEGAEALLIFQLDVTPIGAIEALKEILEKNNALHVSVTDDPEYAKEIVKIRQDYYKAEAAYGRLVVEDVAVPLSKLPELAEFVDNLSFTSPVKAFLGGHAGDGNFHPNIAISRDLDVIPEDVKSAIEKIFAFAQSLGGTISAEHGIGDLKYGWIVSQLGQEVVDLQRKVKEAFDPNNILNPGRKI, from the coding sequence ATGACACTAGATTTAAGTAAATTGCAATTACCTACTGGAGAGGTAGTGACTGATGAAAAAGTACTAGAAGGTTATGGTCAAAATAAATTTACGCAAGAAATAATTACAGGAAGTAAGCCAGCCGTGTTGGTCAATGTTAAGAGCATTGCAGATGTACAAGAAGTTGTTCGGTTTGCTAATCGAGAAAATATTGCAGTCACAGTCTTTGGGGGAGGAACTTCCATTGTTAATGGGTCAGCTGGCGAAAATGGTGGAATTGTTTTAAATCTGACAGATCTAAATAAGATTATTGAAATTAATACAGCAGATCAAACAGCTATTGTTGAAGCTGGAGTCTTAAACGGGGTCCTAGATGAAGAAGTTCGCAAGCAAGGTTACTTTTTTGCACCAGATCCAGGGTCAAAACCAATCAGTACAATTGGTGGAAACATTGCAACTAATGCAGGAGGTATGAGCTCTCTAAAGTATGGAACGACAAAACAATCTGTTTTGGGGCTGAAAGTTGTATTAGCCGATGGAACTGTTGTTGAAACAGGTGGAAAATGTTTTAAAAATAATGCAGGTTATGATTTAACTGATTTGTTTGTGGGCTCTGAAGGCACTCTGGGGGTTATTGTAGAGGCAACGCTTAGAATTCTACCTATCCCTTTTGGAAATGCAACAACAGGACTAGCAACATTTGCAGATATGAAAGCACTAAGTATTGCTGTGGAAAAAATATCAGCTAGTGGATTGAATCCATCAATGTTGGAAGCACTAAATAAGACCTCAATAGAAGCTCTTGATGCCCTTGAAGGCTCCGATATGGGTAAAGAAGGTGCTGAAGCTTTATTGATTTTTCAATTGGATGTTACACCAATAGGGGCAATAGAAGCTCTCAAGGAGATTTTAGAAAAAAATAATGCATTGCATGTTTCGGTGACGGATGATCCTGAGTACGCAAAAGAAATCGTTAAAATAAGGCAAGACTATTACAAAGCAGAGGCGGCTTATGGCAGATTAGTGGTTGAAGATGTGGCGGTACCATTATCGAAATTACCAGAGCTTGCAGAATTTGTAGATAATCTTAGTTTTACTTCACCAGTCAAGGCATTTTTAGGTGGTCATGCGGGTGACGGTAATTTTCATCCCAACATTGCAATTTCTAGAGACTTAGATGTAATTCCAGAAGATGTCAAAAGTGCAATTGAAAAAATTTTTGCTTTTGCGCAGTCACTTGGAGGAACGATTTCGGCTGAACACGGAATCGGGGATTTAAAATATGGTTGGATTGTTTCGCAGTTAGGCCAAGAAGTTGTTGATTTACAACGTAAGGTTAAAGAAGCATTTGACCCTAATAATATTCTAAATCCGGGACGCAAAATTTAA
- a CDS encoding VIT family protein — translation MKKKKSLAQKVNIMRAAVMGANDGILSVAGIVIGVAGATNNNYAIFLAGIAGMLAGTVSMAMGEYVSVNAQKDAQRKAIIQQKSALSLNYGDEVSYVKNKYVSKGIQPELAAKAASEMMEKDALLTSVRERFGFDINEFTSPYAAALSSMISFPLGSILPLLAITLLPESVKVFATFCSVVVALAITGFIAAVLGNSDRKNSVMRNTVSGILTMLVTYGIGILIGR, via the coding sequence ATGAAGAAGAAGAAAAGTCTCGCGCAAAAGGTTAATATTATGCGTGCAGCTGTCATGGGGGCGAATGATGGTATTTTGTCTGTTGCTGGTATTGTTATTGGTGTGGCCGGAGCAACTAACAACAATTATGCTATTTTTTTGGCTGGTATCGCCGGTATGTTGGCCGGTACCGTATCAATGGCAATGGGAGAATATGTATCTGTAAATGCACAAAAGGATGCACAGAGAAAAGCAATTATTCAACAAAAATCAGCACTTTCATTAAACTATGGCGATGAAGTATCTTATGTCAAAAATAAATATGTATCAAAAGGTATTCAACCTGAACTTGCTGCTAAAGCGGCTTCCGAAATGATGGAAAAAGATGCATTGTTAACTTCTGTGCGCGAACGTTTTGGGTTTGATATCAATGAATTTACAAGTCCTTATGCAGCAGCATTGTCATCAATGATATCTTTCCCTTTAGGTTCAATTCTACCGTTGCTGGCAATTACATTGTTACCCGAATCAGTGAAAGTTTTTGCAACATTTTGTTCTGTTGTCGTTGCACTTGCAATTACTGGATTTATTGCAGCAGTACTTGGAAACTCAGACCGTAAAAATAGTGTTATGCGTAATACAGTTTCTGGCATATTAACAATGCTGGTTACATATGGTATTGGTATTTTAATTGGAAGGTGA
- a CDS encoding universal stress protein encodes MKKVERILVGVDDSADALLAFDYAIERAVAEDAELIITSVLESDELSVFQAMDKDFIHGERSELEEHILEYRDKALAKGVKNVRTIIAEGDAGESIVKKVIPKANPDLLIIGSESKKGIKGRFGSQAAYMARNAPISVLVVR; translated from the coding sequence ATGAAAAAAGTAGAAAGAATATTGGTTGGTGTTGATGACTCTGCTGATGCCTTACTGGCTTTTGATTATGCAATTGAAAGAGCTGTTGCAGAAGACGCAGAGCTCATAATTACGTCGGTTCTCGAAAGTGATGAGTTAAGTGTTTTCCAAGCAATGGATAAAGATTTTATTCATGGTGAGAGATCAGAGTTGGAAGAACATATTCTGGAATATCGTGATAAGGCACTTGCTAAGGGTGTTAAGAATGTTAGAACGATTATCGCAGAAGGCGACGCAGGCGAGTCAATCGTGAAGAAGGTTATTCCTAAGGCAAATCCCGATCTATTGATAATTGGTTCAGAATCAAAGAAGGGTATTAAGGGACGTTTTGGTAGCCAAGCAGCATACATGGCTAGGAATGCCCCAATATCAGTTTTGGTTGTAAGATAG
- a CDS encoding KUP/HAK/KT family potassium transporter, which yields MNKQLEKASFMGMLVTLGIVYGDIGTSPLYVMNALISDAGKMKNISPDYVIGSVSLIFWTLMIVTTFKYIIVAMKADNNHEGGIFSLYALVRKKAKWLIYPALIGGAAILADGTLTPAVTVTSAIEGLKNQRIGPILFSNNQYDVLIITSLVLIGLFVIQRFGTGIIGKLFGPIMALWFVFLAIWGVINLLQYPLILKALSPYYAIKILFSPANKVGIFILGSIFLATTGAEALYSDMGHVGKKNIYATWPVVYLSLFLNYLGQGSWMIIHANDTAYRNLSNINPFYEILPGQWRLFGIVIATFAAIIASQALITGSYTLVNEAIGLKFLPRLIVRHPSNIKNQIYISSVNWLLCIVTLGIVWHFGQSQKMEAAYGLAITITMLMTTILLYQFLKDKLSQGIASVVSLFFGTIEIIFFIASLVKVIHGGYVTLIIMAAISYIMWIWYFGNKRREHYEHESEYVSLLDYREQLQKLSKDETVPFFTTNLVYMTKIKDNYEIKRSTMYSILDQEPKRAKVYWFVTVNETSNPYESNYTIDMAETKNIVNVQMFLGFRKAQTISVYLHQIVDHLVNQGILEPQVPKYSTQKNRKVGDFKFVIINEQPSDLMLNNQISYLDRHLISGRLYLQRITASPILWYGLEFSNVVEESSPLFIIREKDQYLVQRKIYYNMSNSKKND from the coding sequence ATGAATAAACAACTTGAAAAAGCTTCATTTATGGGAATGCTAGTGACTTTAGGAATCGTGTACGGAGATATTGGGACCTCACCATTATATGTAATGAATGCATTAATAAGTGATGCTGGAAAAATGAAGAATATTTCACCAGATTACGTGATTGGTTCAGTTTCACTAATCTTTTGGACATTAATGATTGTAACAACTTTTAAGTACATTATTGTTGCAATGAAAGCTGACAATAATCATGAGGGTGGAATATTTTCACTTTATGCATTAGTTAGAAAAAAAGCAAAATGGTTGATTTATCCTGCGTTAATTGGCGGAGCCGCAATCTTGGCTGATGGAACTCTGACACCGGCAGTAACCGTAACTTCTGCTATTGAGGGCTTAAAGAATCAACGAATTGGGCCAATTTTGTTCAGTAATAACCAATATGATGTTTTAATTATTACATCCCTTGTTTTAATAGGACTTTTCGTAATTCAGCGCTTTGGGACTGGAATAATTGGGAAACTGTTTGGTCCTATAATGGCATTATGGTTTGTCTTTTTAGCTATTTGGGGTGTTATTAATTTATTGCAATATCCACTAATTTTAAAGGCTTTATCTCCTTATTATGCAATAAAAATTTTGTTTAGTCCTGCAAATAAGGTGGGCATTTTTATTCTGGGTAGTATTTTTTTGGCAACTACTGGTGCAGAAGCCCTATATTCTGATATGGGGCATGTTGGGAAAAAGAATATCTATGCTACGTGGCCAGTAGTTTATCTATCATTGTTTTTAAATTATTTAGGTCAGGGGTCATGGATGATTATTCATGCCAATGATACTGCATACCGAAACCTGTCAAATATTAATCCCTTTTATGAGATACTTCCTGGACAGTGGCGACTGTTTGGTATTGTAATTGCAACATTTGCTGCAATTATTGCTTCGCAAGCACTGATTACAGGATCATATACTTTGGTTAATGAAGCAATTGGGCTTAAATTCTTACCTAGACTAATAGTAAGACATCCAAGTAATATAAAAAATCAAATTTATATTTCAAGTGTCAACTGGTTATTATGTATAGTGACCCTAGGAATTGTTTGGCATTTTGGACAATCACAAAAAATGGAAGCTGCATACGGACTAGCCATTACAATTACAATGTTAATGACAACTATCTTGTTATATCAATTCTTGAAAGACAAATTAAGTCAAGGTATTGCAAGTGTAGTTTCACTATTTTTTGGTACTATCGAAATAATATTTTTTATTGCCAGTCTTGTCAAAGTAATTCATGGTGGATACGTTACATTAATAATTATGGCAGCTATTTCGTATATAATGTGGATCTGGTATTTTGGAAATAAGCGACGTGAACATTATGAACATGAAAGTGAGTATGTTTCTCTTTTAGATTATCGTGAGCAACTTCAAAAGTTAAGTAAAGATGAAACTGTTCCATTCTTTACAACTAATTTGGTTTATATGACAAAAATAAAAGATAATTATGAAATCAAAAGAAGTACGATGTATTCAATCTTGGATCAAGAGCCTAAGAGAGCTAAAGTTTACTGGTTTGTAACTGTTAATGAAACTAGTAATCCTTATGAGAGTAATTACACGATTGATATGGCGGAAACAAAAAATATAGTGAACGTTCAGATGTTTTTAGGCTTTAGAAAAGCGCAAACAATAAGTGTTTATCTTCATCAAATTGTTGATCACCTAGTTAATCAAGGAATCCTAGAACCGCAAGTTCCTAAATACTCTACCCAAAAAAATCGTAAAGTCGGGGATTTTAAATTCGTTATTATTAATGAACAGCCTTCTGACCTAATGTTAAACAATCAAATTAGCTATCTTGATCGGCATTTGATTAGTGGGAGACTTTATCTTCAAAGAATTACAGCTTCTCCAATTTTATGGTATGGTCTTGAATTTAGTAATGTTGTCGAAGAAAGTTCACCACTATTTATTATAAGAGAAAAAGATCAATATTTAGTACAAAGAAAAATTTATTATAATATGTCTAATTCTAAAAAAAATGATTAG
- a CDS encoding acetylornithine transaminase, translating to MQSIFKTYNRFPFEIVKGEGVTLFDETGKKYLDLTSGIGVCNLGYSSKKVKNAVSAQLDKIWHTSNLYESQLQEDVAELLIKGADKKVYFCNSGTEANEAALKLARKATGKSKMMAFDHSFHGRSYGSLSLTGNESLKEGFGPFLSDIEFEKYNDFDSIEKIDNSFAAVILEVIQGEGGIVVGDSEWLHAIAAKCKESNVLLIIDEVQTGMGRTGKLFAYENYDLDPDIVTAAKGLANGIPVGATIGKAELADAFGPGSHGSTFGGNPLAMSAATAVLKTLDYDFLNNVQQKASFLWYFLEKEITSLDVVDSISGKGLMIGIHINPSVPVNQVITELHKLGVLTLSSRSNTLRLLPPLTIMSSELLEGVKKIKEVLQNVTVSL from the coding sequence ATGCAATCTATCTTTAAAACATACAACAGATTTCCCTTCGAAATAGTTAAAGGTGAGGGTGTCACTTTATTTGATGAAACAGGAAAGAAATACCTTGATCTGACCAGTGGAATTGGGGTTTGCAACTTAGGATACAGTTCAAAGAAAGTTAAAAACGCCGTAAGTGCCCAACTAGATAAAATTTGGCATACTTCCAATCTCTATGAGAGTCAATTGCAAGAAGATGTCGCCGAATTATTGATTAAAGGTGCTGACAAGAAAGTATATTTCTGTAACTCTGGTACGGAAGCTAATGAAGCAGCGTTGAAGCTAGCTCGTAAGGCAACTGGAAAAAGTAAAATGATGGCATTTGATCACTCTTTCCATGGTAGAAGCTATGGTTCACTCTCATTAACTGGTAACGAGAGTCTCAAAGAAGGCTTCGGACCATTCTTATCTGATATTGAATTTGAAAAATACAATGATTTTGATTCTATTGAAAAAATTGATAATTCATTTGCGGCCGTTATCTTAGAAGTAATTCAAGGAGAAGGCGGTATTGTTGTTGGAGACTCCGAATGGTTACACGCTATTGCAGCTAAATGCAAGGAGAGTAATGTATTACTGATTATTGATGAAGTTCAAACAGGTATGGGGAGAACTGGAAAGTTATTTGCTTACGAAAATTATGACTTGGATCCTGATATTGTAACTGCAGCAAAAGGCCTTGCCAACGGTATCCCGGTTGGTGCGACGATTGGGAAAGCCGAACTGGCAGATGCTTTTGGACCTGGTTCTCATGGTTCAACTTTTGGTGGCAATCCACTCGCAATGAGCGCTGCAACTGCTGTATTAAAAACGCTAGATTATGATTTTTTAAATAATGTTCAGCAAAAGGCTAGTTTCTTATGGTATTTTCTTGAAAAAGAAATTACTTCATTAGATGTTGTTGACTCAATCTCTGGCAAGGGCCTAATGATTGGCATCCACATTAATCCTTCAGTCCCAGTTAATCAGGTAATAACTGAGCTACACAAACTAGGTGTATTGACGCTTTCGTCGAGAAGCAACACACTTCGTCTTCTTCCACCACTAACCATCATGAGTTCTGAATTATTGGAAGGTGTTAAAAAGATAAAAGAAGTTCTACAAAATGTAACGGTGAGCTTATAA
- a CDS encoding MFS transporter — translation MKFTTEEKSWILYDCANSAYSLIIVTAILPVYFKFVAGNADVSASDTTAYWGYVSSFSTLIISILAPFLGTLGDYLGNKERFFRYSLFMGVIMTGALFFVPTNQWQLLLIVYTFSHIGYQAANLFYDAFITDVTENERNNLVSSYGFGIGYIGSALLFVVVMVLINTSTFGLVSSTQTIRLVFMMTTLWWLVFSIPMLRNVKQQYGLVKPRSPLKESYHRMIKTLKEIRNYKQVIGFMIAYFFFIDGVDTIVTMATAFGVDMGVKTSTLLLVLLVLNIVAFPCTLIYGWLAQKYGTKIMLLTAISIYFCICIYALFMKTVLDFWILGLLVGSSQGGIQALSRAYFARIIPKKQANEFFGFYNIFGKFSTVLGPILFSITTQLTGHSQLGIASLALFFLLGGFFMLRLKEAPLVQNSKE, via the coding sequence TTGAAATTTACGACGGAAGAAAAAAGTTGGATTTTATATGATTGTGCTAATTCTGCCTATTCATTGATTATTGTAACTGCAATTTTACCGGTTTATTTCAAATTTGTTGCAGGTAATGCTGATGTATCAGCAAGTGATACTACAGCATATTGGGGGTATGTGAGTTCATTTTCTACATTAATCATTTCGATATTAGCTCCTTTTTTAGGTACGTTAGGTGATTATCTTGGGAATAAAGAACGTTTTTTCCGGTACTCACTATTTATGGGTGTCATCATGACGGGTGCATTATTTTTTGTTCCGACAAATCAATGGCAGTTATTACTTATTGTATATACCTTCTCACACATCGGGTATCAAGCAGCAAATTTGTTTTATGATGCATTTATTACAGATGTGACTGAAAATGAACGAAATAATTTAGTGTCGTCATATGGTTTTGGAATTGGATACATTGGAAGTGCACTGCTATTTGTGGTTGTTATGGTGCTAATCAATACCTCTACATTTGGTTTAGTTTCTTCTACGCAAACAATTAGACTAGTGTTTATGATGACAACACTCTGGTGGCTAGTATTTTCTATTCCTATGTTGCGTAATGTCAAACAGCAGTATGGACTAGTTAAACCGCGTTCACCGCTGAAGGAAAGTTATCATAGAATGATAAAAACCTTGAAGGAAATTCGTAATTACAAGCAAGTAATAGGCTTTATGATTGCTTACTTTTTCTTTATAGACGGTGTTGATACAATTGTGACTATGGCAACCGCATTTGGAGTGGATATGGGAGTGAAAACCAGTACGTTATTACTTGTTTTGCTAGTTCTAAATATTGTGGCTTTCCCCTGTACATTGATTTACGGTTGGCTTGCTCAGAAATATGGAACGAAAATAATGTTGCTGACAGCTATTAGTATTTATTTTTGTATCTGTATTTATGCACTCTTTATGAAAACGGTGCTTGACTTTTGGATTCTGGGACTCTTAGTGGGATCTTCCCAAGGTGGCATTCAGGCACTTAGCCGGGCCTACTTCGCACGAATTATTCCTAAGAAACAGGCCAATGAATTTTTCGGATTCTATAATATTTTTGGCAAATTTTCGACAGTTTTAGGGCCAATTTTATTTTCGATAACTACTCAGTTGACTGGGCATTCACAGTTAGGAATTGCTAGTCTGGCACTATTTTTTCTTTTAGGTGGATTCTTTATGTTGCGATTAAAAGAAGCACCACTTGTACAAAATTCAAAGGAGTAG
- a CDS encoding Nramp family divalent metal transporter: MSNDNTQEKKHKLVEYANGPSLEEINGTVEVPKGKGFIRTLFAYSGPGALVAVGYMDPGNWSTSITGGQNFQYLLISVILISSLIAMLLQYMAAKLGIVSQMDLAQAIRVRTSKSLGIVLWILTELAIMATDIAEVIGAAIALYLLFHIPLVIAVFITVFDVLLLLLLTKIGFRKIEAIVVCLIFVILFVFVYQVVLSNPSWGDILKGFVPSIKTFSNSPSIGGQTPLTGALGIIGATVMPHNLYLHSAVSQTRKIDHDNKEEIAQAVKFSAWDSNIQLSLAFVVNSLLLIMGVAVFKTGAVKDPSFFGLFQALSDTSTLSNGLLAEVARSGILSILFAVALLASGQNSTITGTLTGQVIMEGFVHLRMPLWLRRLVTRLISVIPVLICVVLTSGKSEIAEHEALNTLMNNSQVFLAFALPFSMLPLLMLTNSNAEMGEKFKNTFLIKTLGWISVLGLTVLNIIGLPDQIKNFFGDNASATELVIASYIAYAIIAGILALLAWTIFDLYKGNKAFAAKRELEEV; the protein is encoded by the coding sequence TTGAGCAATGATAACACTCAAGAGAAGAAGCATAAATTAGTTGAATATGCTAATGGTCCTTCACTCGAAGAAATAAATGGTACTGTTGAAGTACCAAAAGGTAAGGGATTCATTCGAACACTATTTGCATATTCTGGTCCTGGAGCACTGGTTGCTGTTGGGTATATGGATCCAGGTAACTGGTCGACATCTATTACTGGTGGACAAAATTTTCAATATTTACTAATTTCCGTTATCTTAATCTCAAGTTTGATCGCGATGTTACTGCAGTACATGGCTGCCAAACTTGGAATTGTGAGCCAGATGGATTTGGCACAGGCAATTCGTGTACGTACGAGTAAGTCGTTAGGGATTGTTTTATGGATTTTAACAGAATTGGCTATTATGGCAACTGATATAGCTGAGGTTATCGGTGCTGCGATTGCGTTGTATCTCTTATTCCATATACCGTTAGTTATAGCCGTGTTTATCACTGTTTTTGATGTCTTATTATTATTGCTTTTAACTAAGATTGGTTTTAGAAAGATTGAAGCAATTGTTGTATGTTTGATTTTTGTTATTTTATTTGTTTTTGTTTATCAGGTAGTACTTTCAAATCCATCATGGGGCGATATATTGAAAGGTTTTGTACCATCAATTAAAACTTTTTCTAATTCTCCTAGTATTGGTGGGCAGACACCTTTAACAGGTGCTCTTGGAATTATTGGTGCAACTGTTATGCCACATAATTTGTATCTACATTCAGCTGTTTCCCAAACAAGAAAGATTGATCACGATAATAAAGAAGAAATTGCGCAAGCTGTTAAATTCTCTGCATGGGATTCAAACATCCAATTGTCACTTGCTTTTGTTGTTAATTCACTTCTTCTTATCATGGGTGTTGCCGTTTTTAAGACAGGTGCTGTGAAGGATCCTTCCTTCTTTGGGCTTTTTCAAGCACTTTCAGATACATCCACTCTAAGTAATGGGTTATTGGCTGAGGTGGCTCGATCAGGAATTTTATCAATTTTGTTTGCAGTTGCTTTATTGGCTTCAGGTCAGAATTCAACTATTACAGGGACATTGACTGGACAAGTTATCATGGAAGGTTTCGTTCATTTAAGAATGCCACTATGGTTACGTAGATTGGTTACACGTTTAATTTCTGTTATTCCTGTTCTGATTTGTGTTGTTTTGACAAGCGGTAAAAGCGAAATTGCTGAACATGAAGCTTTGAATACATTAATGAATAATTCACAGGTTTTCTTGGCCTTTGCCTTACCTTTCTCAATGTTACCGCTATTAATGTTGACGAATAGTAATGCTGAAATGGGTGAAAAATTTAAGAATACATTTTTGATTAAGACACTGGGATGGATTTCGGTGTTAGGGTTGACGGTTCTTAATATTATTGGATTACCTGATCAAATAAAAAATTTCTTTGGAGACAATGCTTCCGCAACTGAATTAGTAATTGCAAGTTATATCGCGTATGCAATAATTGCTGGAATATTAGCATTGCTAGCATGGACAATTTTTGATCTTTACAAGGGAAACAAAGCCTTTGCTGCTAAAAGAGAACTTGAAGAAGTATAA
- a CDS encoding VIT family protein, whose amino-acid sequence MTIDEKLNTLRAGVLGSNDGILTVVGVLFSVAVATTNQFTIFIAGLADLIACAFSMAAGEYASVSTQKDTEKSVVAEEKRLLHDNLDTEKKRIAIFYEEKGVTSTTAAEIAEDLINKKPLETLVDIKYNLKLDHYMNPWAAAFSSLFSATAGGIFPLAAMTLSPVSYQWPATILAVCVSVSLTGYLSAKLGNGLVKIAIIRNLLVGILTMIIHYSIGILL is encoded by the coding sequence ATGACCATTGATGAGAAACTAAATACTCTTCGCGCAGGCGTCTTGGGATCAAACGATGGTATTTTAACTGTTGTCGGTGTCTTGTTTAGTGTCGCAGTTGCAACAACGAACCAATTCACTATTTTCATTGCTGGACTCGCTGATCTAATTGCTTGTGCCTTCTCAATGGCAGCCGGTGAATATGCCTCTGTAAGTACACAAAAAGATACTGAAAAATCAGTGGTAGCAGAAGAAAAACGCCTACTACACGATAATTTAGATACAGAGAAAAAACGAATTGCTATATTCTACGAAGAAAAAGGAGTTACATCTACAACTGCAGCTGAAATTGCTGAAGATTTAATAAATAAAAAGCCCCTTGAAACATTAGTTGATATTAAATATAACTTAAAGCTTGATCATTATATGAATCCTTGGGCAGCCGCTTTTTCGTCATTATTCTCGGCAACAGCAGGTGGAATTTTCCCATTAGCTGCAATGACCCTATCTCCAGTTAGTTACCAATGGCCTGCAACTATCCTTGCTGTTTGTGTCTCAGTCTCTCTAACCGGATATCTAAGTGCTAAGTTAGGAAACGGGCTGGTTAAAATTGCTATTATACGTAATCTTCTCGTTGGTATTTTGACAATGATCATCCATTATAGCATCGGGATTTTACTATAA